A window of Vicinamibacterales bacterium contains these coding sequences:
- a CDS encoding TonB-dependent receptor, which translates to MFSIRKKVRHGLAASMLVLLTAVPAAAQSTAINGTIEGTVTDSSGASLPGVTVTITNTDTGAQRVVVSSADGAYRAPLLPLGSYSVAAELQGFKKFEQRGVSLSAGQTALINVTLSVGNVAETVTVTGESPVAQPGRIDLGRTIGETEVRNLPLVSRNPYNFAFLQANVTGYENNEFGVPRINANGSQMRTNYQLDGNTNTEKDRAGLRLLPVSEVLVREVKVITNGFAPEFGQTTGMVYNAITPSGTNDLHGSASFRFKRNPFSERPFFLAATARKPDTEANDFTATLGGPIKTDKWHYYGAYELVDRSLVTGGQVITVTPANAAALGITLPSSGVIPAHQQVNFGFGKTDYQFNAANHLSVRYFLFKNFSEQNVGAGFTTTDRATDFTDRMDSVAAQLVSQLGSGMLNELRVQYARRHQFRTQGVSVEGPAITVSGIAQFGGARLGDTNSVGFDFNQGITQVVNNLSWIRGRHALKAGIDAQWIADRRTRGEQFVYTFPSIAAYLAARSGANPFGYSTLQQLFGKRDAEYDSGFYGLFLQDDWQVGPRVKLLYGLRYDLFDVPQARPFAPNPYSQDFTIDKNNLAPRVGLSWSVDAAARTVVRASVGLMYEPPLLDFYDNAILSNGDPASFTASVSGSDAGAPPFPTSLANVPPTFVLPRQSITAVDPEFETQSAWLSNVQIERALGNDLAVSAGYVNSTGRNLPVLLDVNLVPGATTLADGRPIFSAARQNPAFSQINLFRSIGESAYNAFTATLTKRMTHGWMAQATYTLARGEDNAPLTGTYVVGSADDRVSDPTNLDRERGVTPFNQTHTFSLSTVLAPRVSATRAGAAIWNNNQVGIILQANSGLPFNIRSNFDLNGDGILNDRPIGLERNAGRLGRVINLDLRYSRFIPIVAGQRAELFFEAKNLLNNENIAGVNRVVPTDALGNPTSPLVLNGRDYPNAGKSGYDQRTMQLGFKYSF; encoded by the coding sequence GTGTTTAGCATCCGCAAGAAGGTTCGGCATGGGCTCGCCGCGTCGATGCTCGTGCTGCTGACGGCGGTCCCGGCCGCTGCCCAGTCGACAGCCATCAACGGCACCATCGAAGGCACGGTCACCGACAGCAGCGGAGCCTCGCTCCCCGGTGTCACCGTGACCATCACCAACACGGACACCGGCGCTCAGCGCGTCGTGGTCAGCAGCGCCGACGGCGCCTACCGCGCGCCGCTGCTGCCGCTCGGCAGCTATTCGGTCGCCGCGGAGTTGCAGGGATTCAAGAAATTCGAGCAGCGCGGCGTGTCCCTGTCTGCCGGGCAGACGGCCCTGATCAATGTGACGCTGAGCGTCGGCAACGTCGCCGAGACGGTGACGGTGACGGGGGAGTCGCCGGTCGCCCAGCCCGGCCGGATCGATCTCGGCCGGACGATCGGCGAGACGGAAGTGAGGAACCTGCCGCTCGTCTCGCGCAACCCGTACAACTTCGCCTTCCTGCAGGCCAACGTCACCGGCTACGAGAACAACGAGTTCGGCGTGCCGCGCATCAACGCGAACGGCAGCCAGATGCGCACCAACTACCAGCTCGACGGGAACACCAACACGGAAAAGGATCGCGCCGGCCTGCGGCTGCTGCCTGTGTCCGAGGTCCTCGTCCGTGAAGTGAAGGTGATCACCAACGGGTTCGCGCCGGAGTTCGGGCAGACGACCGGCATGGTCTACAACGCGATCACTCCGTCGGGCACCAACGATCTACACGGCTCGGCGAGCTTCCGGTTCAAGCGGAACCCGTTCTCGGAGCGGCCGTTCTTCCTCGCCGCGACGGCCCGGAAGCCCGACACCGAGGCGAACGACTTCACGGCAACGCTCGGGGGACCGATCAAGACCGACAAGTGGCACTACTACGGCGCCTACGAGCTGGTCGATCGGAGCCTGGTGACGGGCGGCCAGGTGATCACCGTCACGCCGGCGAACGCGGCGGCCCTCGGCATCACGCTGCCGTCGAGCGGCGTCATCCCGGCACACCAGCAGGTGAACTTCGGGTTCGGCAAGACCGACTATCAGTTCAACGCCGCCAATCACCTCTCGGTGCGCTACTTCCTGTTCAAGAACTTCTCGGAGCAGAACGTCGGCGCCGGATTCACGACGACGGATCGGGCCACCGACTTCACCGATCGCATGGACTCGGTGGCGGCGCAGCTCGTGTCGCAGCTCGGCAGCGGCATGCTCAACGAGCTGCGCGTGCAGTACGCGCGGCGGCATCAGTTCCGCACGCAGGGCGTCTCGGTCGAAGGGCCGGCGATCACCGTCTCGGGCATCGCGCAGTTCGGCGGCGCGCGCCTGGGTGACACGAACTCGGTCGGCTTCGACTTCAACCAGGGGATCACGCAGGTCGTCAACAACCTGAGCTGGATCCGCGGGCGGCACGCACTGAAAGCGGGGATCGACGCGCAGTGGATCGCCGATCGGCGGACGCGCGGCGAACAGTTCGTCTATACGTTCCCGTCGATCGCCGCCTACCTCGCGGCGCGCAGCGGCGCCAATCCGTTCGGCTACTCGACCCTGCAGCAGTTGTTCGGCAAGCGCGACGCCGAGTACGACTCGGGCTTCTACGGCCTGTTCCTGCAGGACGACTGGCAGGTGGGGCCGCGCGTGAAGCTGCTCTACGGCCTGCGCTACGACCTGTTCGACGTGCCGCAGGCGCGGCCGTTCGCGCCCAACCCCTACTCGCAGGACTTCACCATCGACAAGAACAACCTCGCGCCGCGCGTCGGCCTCTCGTGGTCGGTGGACGCCGCCGCGCGCACCGTCGTCCGCGCCTCGGTCGGCCTGATGTACGAGCCGCCGCTGCTGGACTTCTACGACAACGCCATCCTGAGCAACGGCGACCCGGCGAGCTTCACCGCCTCGGTGAGCGGCAGCGATGCCGGCGCGCCGCCGTTCCCGACCAGCCTCGCCAACGTGCCGCCGACCTTCGTGCTGCCCCGGCAGAGCATTACCGCGGTCGATCCGGAGTTCGAGACGCAGTCGGCATGGCTGAGCAACGTGCAGATCGAGCGCGCGCTCGGCAACGATCTCGCGGTCTCGGCCGGCTACGTCAACTCGACCGGCCGGAACCTGCCGGTGCTGCTCGACGTGAACCTCGTGCCGGGCGCGACGACGCTCGCCGACGGACGGCCCATCTTCTCGGCGGCGCGTCAGAATCCTGCGTTCAGCCAGATCAACCTGTTCCGGTCGATCGGCGAGTCGGCCTACAACGCGTTCACCGCGACGCTGACCAAGCGGATGACGCACGGCTGGATGGCGCAGGCGACCTACACGCTGGCGCGGGGTGAAGACAACGCGCCGCTCACCGGCACGTACGTCGTCGGCAGCGCGGACGATCGCGTGTCGGATCCGACCAACCTGGATCGCGAGCGCGGCGTGACGCCGTTCAACCAGACGCACACGTTCTCGCTCTCCACGGTGCTGGCGCCGCGGGTGTCGGCCACGCGCGCCGGCGCGGCGATCTGGAACAACAACCAGGTCGGCATCATTTTGCAGGCCAACAGCGGGCTGCCGTTCAACATCCGCTCGAACTTCGACTTGAACGGCGACGGGATCCTGAACGACCGCCCGATCGGCCTCGAGCGCAACGCCGGACGGCTCGGCCGGGTGATCAATCTCGACCTGCGCTACTCGCGGTTCATCCCGATCGTCGCCGGCCAGCGCGCGGAACTGTTCTTCGAGGCGAAGAACCTGCTGA
- a CDS encoding PBP1A family penicillin-binding protein, whose amino-acid sequence MTTVRTPKPAAKPASRFRLAFLRGRSWKFYAALGIGIPFALGCVIVGYFYVSFSRIIDARMHGEFLRTDPRIFARPLIIRRGQRVTLPQMVDRLNDLGYAQRSPVEQPGQFAIGRDALAVIPRAGDRAGQTIRFVFAPTTPKGGGGGLISIETLKKQRLDGIEMDAPLLTALIAEAREKRRDVPLSAIPARMIQAVLAIEDRRFYDHSGVDWIGTTRAVLTNIFGSKQYLSGGSTITQQLVRNTFLTSMWGLDKARERGGFAGLKRKVSEWFMSVALERRLSKDKLLELYLNDVDLGQRGSFAIRGVPEAARLFFGKDVSNLSLVEAATIAGIIQAPSRYAPFNYPDRAKERRNVVLRAMTDTGFISEEARERAAREPLQVVARALESEAPYFVDYLTQEIQERTKAAGAVDVYTTLDLHYQRIAQDAVRDGLIRVDGMLSKRRPRIPQAALIAVDPRTGEILAMVGGRSYNQSQYNRAVTSKRQPGSVFKPFVFLAAFERAQQEGRTDITPATIVVDEPTSFTFNEQVWTPGNYDNEYDGPITLRRALAHSRNIATVKVAESTGFDNVAAVWRRFGIGTPPKGYPSIALGVFEASPFEIATAYTVFPNLGTIRPLRGLRRIVSEGKELPISQTPPKAVTDKETTFLVLNMMRGVINEGTAAGVRGAGFQLDAAGKTGTTNDLRDAWFVGFTPELLTVVWVGLDDNQALGLSGAQAALPIWTQFMSRALAGHANQSFDAPPGIVWVDIDRETGKLASPGCPKVVREAFLPGTEPVEICHLHYF is encoded by the coding sequence GTGACCACGGTCCGAACACCGAAGCCCGCCGCGAAGCCCGCTTCGCGTTTCCGTCTGGCGTTTCTGCGCGGGCGGAGCTGGAAGTTCTATGCCGCGCTGGGGATCGGCATCCCGTTCGCGCTCGGCTGCGTCATCGTCGGCTACTTCTACGTCAGCTTCTCCCGCATCATCGACGCCCGGATGCACGGCGAGTTCCTGCGGACGGATCCGCGGATCTTCGCGCGCCCGCTCATCATCCGGCGCGGCCAGCGGGTGACGCTGCCGCAGATGGTCGATCGGCTGAACGATCTCGGGTACGCACAGCGTTCGCCGGTGGAACAGCCCGGACAGTTTGCGATCGGCCGCGACGCGCTGGCCGTCATTCCACGCGCCGGGGATCGTGCCGGCCAGACGATCCGGTTCGTCTTCGCGCCGACGACGCCGAAGGGGGGCGGCGGCGGGCTCATCTCCATCGAGACGCTGAAGAAACAGCGGCTCGACGGGATCGAGATGGACGCGCCGCTGTTGACCGCGCTCATCGCCGAAGCCCGGGAGAAGCGCCGCGACGTGCCGCTCTCCGCGATCCCCGCCCGGATGATCCAGGCCGTGCTGGCGATCGAGGATCGCCGCTTCTACGACCATTCCGGCGTGGACTGGATCGGGACGACGCGGGCGGTGCTGACCAATATCTTCGGCAGCAAGCAGTATCTGAGCGGCGGCAGCACCATCACCCAGCAGCTGGTCCGGAACACGTTCCTGACGTCGATGTGGGGGCTGGACAAGGCGCGCGAGCGCGGCGGGTTCGCCGGCCTCAAGCGCAAGGTCAGCGAGTGGTTCATGTCGGTGGCGCTCGAGCGGCGGCTGTCGAAAGACAAGCTGCTCGAGCTGTATCTCAACGACGTCGATCTCGGCCAGCGCGGCTCGTTCGCGATTCGCGGCGTGCCCGAGGCCGCGCGGCTGTTCTTCGGCAAGGACGTGAGCAACCTGAGCCTGGTCGAAGCCGCCACCATTGCCGGCATCATCCAGGCGCCGAGCCGCTACGCGCCGTTCAACTATCCGGATCGCGCCAAGGAGCGCCGCAACGTCGTCCTCCGCGCGATGACCGACACCGGCTTCATCAGCGAGGAGGCGCGCGAGCGCGCCGCGCGCGAGCCGCTGCAGGTCGTCGCCCGCGCGCTGGAATCGGAGGCGCCGTACTTCGTCGACTACCTGACGCAGGAGATTCAGGAGCGCACCAAGGCCGCCGGCGCGGTAGACGTCTACACCACGCTCGATCTGCACTACCAGCGGATCGCGCAGGACGCGGTCCGTGATGGACTGATCCGGGTGGACGGGATGCTGTCGAAGCGGCGGCCGCGCATCCCGCAGGCGGCGCTGATCGCCGTGGATCCGCGCACCGGCGAGATTCTGGCGATGGTCGGAGGGCGCTCCTACAACCAGTCGCAATACAACCGTGCCGTCACCTCCAAGCGGCAGCCGGGATCCGTGTTCAAGCCGTTCGTCTTCCTGGCGGCGTTCGAGCGCGCGCAGCAGGAAGGACGCACCGACATCACCCCGGCCACCATCGTCGTCGACGAGCCGACGTCGTTCACGTTCAACGAGCAGGTCTGGACGCCGGGTAATTACGACAACGAGTACGACGGCCCGATCACGCTGCGCCGCGCACTCGCCCACTCGCGCAACATCGCGACCGTCAAGGTGGCGGAATCCACCGGCTTCGACAACGTCGCCGCGGTGTGGCGCCGCTTCGGCATCGGCACGCCGCCGAAGGGTTATCCCTCCATCGCCCTCGGCGTCTTCGAGGCGTCGCCGTTCGAGATCGCGACCGCCTACACCGTGTTTCCGAACCTCGGCACGATCCGTCCGCTGCGCGGGCTCCGCCGCATCGTCAGCGAGGGCAAGGAGCTGCCGATCTCGCAGACGCCGCCGAAGGCGGTGACCGACAAAGAGACGACGTTCCTCGTGCTGAACATGATGCGCGGTGTCATCAACGAGGGCACGGCCGCCGGTGTGCGCGGCGCGGGATTCCAGCTCGATGCCGCCGGCAAGACCGGCACCACCAACGACCTGCGCGACGCGTGGTTCGTCGGCTTCACGCCGGAACTGCTCACCGTCGTGTGGGTGGGGCTCGACGACAACCAGGCGCTGGGGCTGAGCGGCGCGCAGGCGGCGCTGCCCATCTGGACGCAGTTCATGTCGCGCGCCCTTGCCGGGCACGCCAACCAGAGCTTCGACGCGCCGCCCGGCATCGTGTGGGTGGACATCGATCGGGAGACGGGAAAGCTCGCGTCGCCCGGCTGCCCGAAGGTCGTGCGCGAAGCCTTTCTGCCAGGCACCGAGCCGGTCGAGATC